From the Rhodopirellula bahusiensis genome, one window contains:
- a CDS encoding lipopolysaccharide biosynthesis protein, producing MTSDRSSTDSPSTGESSIRGDRSDTTCENVATVGSAAGSGCSAESGESESFGCPPSITNADAGLSIAGEATPSPAINGQQPSAEATEVSPPRSRFTKAFSFAQTVGFAFAIVALQMGQGILLARLLGPVGRGEYATTVLYVQMALYIGLFGGLEVICRYAADRTVETIKLRRAAMWLGLTTGAITTGLVVLCNVIALPDEKAYLMSLGCLCAFSIIGQHVMLIMTAVDRGAGDFTKYNLRRFISAAAFPALLLVAAIVTDVTLNLACVLFVIASAISMAACVVGLPKIATGKSEPPVNQLLKESRPYGVSMLATDLFERLDLLLVMWLVPLLTQGFYAAMVPVVYPLTVIPNTLGIYLFNTAADRSKRLQTSDVHRILGGSIAIQTVSTIAFMIVIGPLVRLVYGEEFAPAIVFAWWLAPVSAIKGILQGLDSYVKGRGKPLAPIRCRIVAAVVMLSLTAAFVGTYGAIAIAVAALVGQIICLVWLSAIVYADVREQNSMAN from the coding sequence ATGACCTCAGACCGATCCTCTACCGACTCTCCTTCGACGGGCGAATCCAGCATTCGCGGCGATCGGTCTGACACGACTTGCGAGAACGTGGCGACCGTTGGGTCCGCCGCGGGCAGCGGATGCTCGGCTGAGAGCGGCGAATCCGAAAGCTTTGGCTGCCCACCTTCCATCACGAATGCAGACGCTGGGCTATCGATCGCGGGAGAAGCCACACCTAGCCCAGCAATCAACGGTCAACAACCGTCCGCAGAAGCAACCGAAGTCTCGCCGCCACGCAGCAGATTCACCAAAGCGTTTTCGTTCGCCCAAACGGTCGGATTCGCGTTTGCGATTGTTGCACTGCAAATGGGCCAAGGCATCTTGCTGGCCCGATTGCTGGGACCGGTCGGTCGCGGTGAGTACGCGACGACCGTTTTGTACGTGCAGATGGCACTGTACATCGGGTTGTTTGGGGGACTGGAAGTCATCTGCCGCTACGCCGCGGATCGCACCGTCGAGACCATCAAACTCCGACGCGCCGCGATGTGGTTGGGCCTGACCACCGGAGCCATCACAACCGGATTGGTGGTGCTGTGCAATGTGATCGCGTTGCCAGACGAGAAAGCCTACCTGATGTCTTTGGGGTGCTTGTGTGCGTTCAGCATCATCGGTCAGCACGTGATGCTGATCATGACGGCGGTCGATCGCGGCGCGGGTGACTTCACCAAGTACAACCTCAGACGGTTCATCTCCGCTGCGGCGTTCCCCGCTCTGCTGTTGGTCGCTGCGATCGTGACCGACGTGACATTGAACCTGGCCTGCGTTTTGTTTGTCATCGCATCCGCGATCTCAATGGCCGCTTGCGTGGTTGGGCTGCCCAAGATTGCGACCGGGAAAAGCGAACCGCCGGTCAATCAGTTGCTCAAGGAGAGTCGTCCCTACGGCGTTTCCATGTTGGCAACGGATCTGTTCGAGCGATTGGATCTGCTGCTGGTGATGTGGTTGGTTCCACTGCTGACGCAAGGCTTCTATGCGGCGATGGTTCCGGTCGTCTATCCATTGACTGTGATCCCCAACACTCTGGGTATCTACCTTTTCAATACGGCGGCTGATCGCAGTAAACGCTTGCAGACATCCGATGTGCACCGAATCTTGGGTGGATCAATCGCGATTCAAACCGTTTCCACGATCGCGTTCATGATCGTGATCGGTCCATTGGTGCGACTGGTCTACGGCGAGGAGTTCGCACCCGCGATCGTGTTCGCGTGGTGGCTGGCGCCGGTGTCCGCGATCAAAGGCATCCTGCAAGGTCTGGACAGTTACGTGAAAGGACGAGGCAAACCGCTCGCTCCGATTCGATGCCGCATCGTCGCGGCCGTCGTCATGCTGAGCC
- the truA gene encoding tRNA pseudouridine(38-40) synthase TruA, with protein MPANDRPRTFHLTVAYDGTEYCGWQVQPEQRSIQSELERVIRPLAGSPVRVLGSGRTDAGVHAIGQVGRCVLPVWNAGTIALQRAINSKLPDDIRVKAVRETRERFHPIADATGKQYQYLVQVGGSRDPFANRFVHRVGGPIDHSAMQMAATKFVGRHDFKAFQGTGAERPSTVRTIHSARWIPRSAAGPTGAELEGEHWCFEIDGEGFLYNMVRNLIGTMLEVGRGRKPVEWVDEVLESRDRKMAGPTAPPHGLFLCRVDYPEEVFQVEESEAMD; from the coding sequence TTGCCAGCCAACGACCGCCCTCGCACGTTTCATTTGACGGTCGCTTATGACGGCACCGAGTATTGTGGCTGGCAGGTCCAACCTGAACAGCGGTCGATCCAGTCGGAACTCGAACGCGTTATCCGACCGTTGGCTGGAAGCCCGGTCCGTGTGTTAGGCAGCGGTCGCACGGATGCCGGCGTGCACGCGATCGGCCAAGTCGGTCGTTGTGTGTTGCCGGTTTGGAACGCGGGCACGATTGCTCTCCAGCGGGCGATCAACAGCAAGTTGCCCGATGACATTCGGGTGAAAGCCGTTCGCGAAACTCGAGAGCGTTTTCATCCGATCGCCGATGCCACGGGAAAGCAGTATCAGTACTTGGTGCAAGTTGGTGGTAGTCGAGATCCATTCGCGAATCGGTTCGTCCATCGAGTCGGCGGACCGATCGACCACTCAGCGATGCAGATGGCTGCGACCAAGTTTGTGGGACGGCATGACTTCAAAGCGTTTCAAGGAACGGGCGCCGAGCGACCGTCGACGGTTCGAACCATTCATTCGGCCCGCTGGATCCCTCGATCCGCCGCCGGACCGACCGGCGCGGAATTGGAAGGCGAACACTGGTGCTTTGAAATCGATGGAGAAGGTTTTCTATACAACATGGTTCGCAACTTGATCGGCACCATGTTGGAAGTCGGCCGCGGACGCAAACCGGTGGAGTGGGTCGACGAAGTCCTGGAGAGCCGCGATCGCAAAATGGCCGGTCCCACAGCGCCGCCCCATGGCTTGTTCCTGTGCCGAGTGGACTACCCCGAGGAGGTGTTTCAGGTGGAAGAATCCGAGGCGATGGATTGA
- a CDS encoding serine/threonine protein kinase: MSAESPPASAPILDEESRALVRRSIAAGVVTLDEIKTVVASLMTDDTKFTPKRLADGMQNAGLLTRWQSSKLLAGKSKGFFLGAYKLLRPLGKGGMGMVYLGEHNVMKRQMALKILNSDASRDERRIQRFQEEARASAQLDHPNIVRAYDFNQSNGKLYIVMEYIDGIDLHQVVARDGVMSIAAAVDAMYQATGGLSHAHERGIIHRDIKPSNLMLRSDGVVKVSDMGLARIGWSESSGESGKRRLTGTADFVAPEQALNSHSVDARADIYSLGCTLFFLLTGRPPFKGDTVAQRLAKHQTAPIPDVRKLRPDCPAPLASLLVRMMAKKPADRPPSAVDLIGQFDRIRRTAGLKQKNHQPLAAIASTSDTTEDGQLYQATMEDQSVFNGSDADETLHDAGEFDFSTLPDIGVATTPSAFPGSASGLSSTPPPLAGAASKTNSSSNAKSEQGQTLMLGMGLAIAVIALITVVGMAVYTISKPEELKAPKIKATESGKEIVIINGG; the protein is encoded by the coding sequence ATGTCTGCCGAGAGCCCTCCCGCCTCTGCGCCCATCCTAGATGAAGAGTCCCGTGCACTTGTACGGCGATCCATCGCTGCCGGTGTGGTGACACTCGACGAGATCAAGACGGTCGTCGCATCGCTGATGACCGACGACACCAAGTTCACTCCCAAGCGTCTCGCCGATGGGATGCAGAACGCGGGCCTGCTGACGCGGTGGCAATCCAGCAAGCTCCTCGCCGGAAAGAGCAAAGGTTTCTTCCTCGGCGCTTACAAGCTGCTTCGGCCGCTCGGCAAAGGCGGCATGGGGATGGTTTACTTGGGTGAACACAATGTCATGAAACGTCAGATGGCGCTCAAGATATTGAATTCGGACGCCAGTCGCGATGAACGCCGGATCCAACGCTTTCAAGAAGAAGCACGAGCGTCCGCCCAACTCGATCACCCGAACATCGTTCGCGCCTACGACTTCAATCAGTCCAACGGCAAGCTCTACATTGTGATGGAGTACATCGACGGGATCGATTTGCACCAAGTCGTTGCCCGCGACGGTGTGATGTCGATCGCCGCGGCGGTTGATGCGATGTATCAGGCAACCGGCGGGCTATCTCACGCTCACGAACGCGGAATCATCCACCGTGATATCAAACCATCCAACCTGATGTTGCGATCCGATGGCGTGGTGAAGGTCAGCGACATGGGACTGGCTCGAATCGGTTGGTCCGAAAGCTCAGGCGAAAGCGGCAAACGCCGGCTGACTGGAACGGCCGACTTCGTTGCACCGGAACAAGCTCTCAACAGTCACAGCGTCGACGCCAGGGCGGACATCTACTCGCTCGGTTGCACGTTGTTTTTCTTGCTCACCGGACGACCGCCATTCAAAGGCGACACGGTGGCTCAGCGACTCGCGAAACATCAGACCGCTCCGATTCCAGACGTCCGAAAGCTGCGTCCCGATTGCCCAGCACCGCTGGCGAGCCTTCTGGTCCGGATGATGGCAAAGAAACCCGCCGATCGCCCGCCATCCGCCGTGGATTTGATTGGGCAATTCGATCGCATCCGCCGCACCGCTGGGCTGAAGCAAAAAAATCACCAGCCACTCGCGGCCATCGCGTCGACGTCGGACACGACCGAAGACGGACAACTGTACCAAGCGACGATGGAAGACCAGTCCGTCTTCAACGGGTCGGATGCCGATGAAACGCTGCACGACGCGGGCGAATTTGACTTCAGCACGTTGCCGGACATCGGCGTGGCGACCACACCGAGCGCGTTCCCTGGATCGGCCTCCGGGTTGTCGAGCACTCCGCCACCTCTCGCCGGCGCAGCATCCAAAACGAATTCGTCTTCCAACGCGAAATCCGAGCAGGGGCAAACGCTGATGCTGGGGATGGGATTGGCGATTGCCGTCATCGCCCTGATCACAGTGGTCGGCATGGCTGTCTACACGATCTCCAAACCAGAAGAATTGAAGGCCCCGAAAATCAAGGCGACCGAAAGCGGGAAAGAGATCGTCATCATCAACGGCGGTTGA
- a CDS encoding FHA domain-containing protein, translated as MTETSAQLILATGSRAGMVAAIHTGYYMIGRDRVCQIRPKSRSVSRKHCLLHWEKPADSEPRFRIFDLDSSAGTRVNGTRVPTRTWIELVDGAELRCGKIAFDLVIENGETAEIELHGGGPTEEASREDTVVNETRFDTAAGVEDDKATLRLSEPEPAAPKKPAASPVSLLQGEAWQEVDIASFLEAEDDVAREARYDDIRAKTSNPDAAASDSEIFDSDEEFFDDEAAEATDQTPSGKGAGEPKRSFATKSSGKSARAAGSNLLSRIDWDKAKIYAAIAMTVAVFIFGGYQVRQFWQGPEVRIVDGID; from the coding sequence GTGACCGAAACCTCCGCCCAACTGATCCTTGCAACCGGAAGCCGAGCCGGCATGGTCGCGGCAATTCACACCGGTTATTACATGATCGGTCGTGATCGCGTTTGCCAAATCCGACCGAAGAGCCGCTCGGTCAGCCGGAAACACTGCCTGCTGCATTGGGAAAAACCAGCCGATTCGGAACCCCGATTTCGAATCTTTGACCTGGATAGTTCCGCGGGAACTCGCGTCAACGGAACTCGCGTCCCGACGCGAACCTGGATCGAGCTGGTTGATGGCGCCGAGCTTCGATGCGGAAAGATCGCATTCGATCTAGTGATCGAAAACGGTGAGACCGCCGAGATCGAGCTTCATGGCGGCGGCCCTACCGAAGAGGCATCACGCGAAGACACGGTCGTGAACGAGACTCGTTTTGACACCGCTGCCGGGGTCGAAGACGACAAAGCCACGCTGCGCTTGAGCGAGCCAGAACCTGCTGCTCCCAAGAAACCTGCCGCATCTCCGGTCTCGTTGCTTCAAGGGGAAGCTTGGCAGGAAGTCGACATTGCCTCCTTCTTGGAAGCGGAGGACGATGTCGCTCGGGAAGCACGTTACGACGATATTCGCGCCAAAACATCCAACCCTGACGCGGCGGCATCTGATTCGGAGATCTTCGACAGCGACGAAGAATTTTTCGACGACGAAGCGGCGGAAGCTACCGATCAAACGCCATCAGGAAAGGGCGCCGGCGAACCGAAACGAAGCTTCGCTACGAAATCTTCGGGCAAGAGTGCACGTGCGGCCGGTTCAAACCTGCTCAGCCGAATCGATTGGGACAAGGCGAAGATCTACGCGGCGATCGCAATGACCGTCGCGGTTTTCATCTTCGGCGGATACCAAGTCAGGCAGTTTTGGCAGGGACCTGAGGTCCGGATCGTGGACGGAATCGACTGA